The Saccharopolyspora gloriosae genome has a segment encoding these proteins:
- a CDS encoding VanZ family protein, producing the protein MNIRVLPAVAAAVVAVALAVLLFVPYVAREHRRRGELRPGTLLLFLAAVLYALGLVAYVLVPLPPVGPGFCDVFGELRPQWRPFAGFDGLRRPGYWAEPTGLLADSSVQQFGFNILLFVPLGMFVRHLLREGFGGTVLAGFMVSLAVELTQITGIWFLYPCPYRLFDVDDLIANTSGALVGALLARVLRLVPGQHSGTEAGSPRPVRTYRRLLGMGCDVLLLWWLGVALARGTDLLLRIGGVRLDPAAQVWLESAALWFAPAVLLLIGTVAGRGSTLGQHAVLLRSVQDGARPGMRNVLLRWFAGLGGFALVEGLINVVWPPAGTGFAVAWFAVHALSVPRSHHHRGLTGRLAGTDIVDSRALSAPAERPQAR; encoded by the coding sequence GTGAACATCCGGGTACTGCCCGCGGTGGCGGCTGCGGTGGTGGCCGTGGCCTTGGCGGTGCTGCTGTTCGTGCCCTACGTGGCCAGGGAGCACCGCAGGCGCGGTGAGCTGCGCCCCGGCACGCTGCTGCTGTTCCTGGCCGCCGTGCTCTACGCCCTGGGCCTGGTCGCCTACGTGCTGGTGCCGCTGCCGCCGGTGGGACCCGGATTCTGCGACGTGTTCGGGGAGCTGCGGCCGCAGTGGCGGCCGTTCGCCGGGTTCGACGGGCTGCGACGACCGGGCTACTGGGCGGAACCGACCGGGCTGCTCGCGGACTCCTCGGTGCAGCAGTTCGGGTTCAACATCCTGCTGTTCGTGCCGTTGGGCATGTTCGTGCGGCACCTGCTGCGCGAGGGCTTCGGCGGGACCGTGCTCGCCGGGTTCATGGTGTCGCTGGCGGTGGAGCTCACCCAGATCACCGGGATCTGGTTCCTGTACCCGTGCCCGTACCGGCTGTTCGACGTGGACGACCTGATCGCGAACACCTCGGGGGCGCTCGTCGGTGCGCTGCTCGCGCGGGTGCTGCGGCTCGTTCCCGGTCAGCACAGCGGTACCGAGGCGGGTTCGCCGCGGCCGGTCAGGACCTACCGCAGGCTGCTCGGGATGGGCTGCGACGTGCTGCTGCTGTGGTGGCTGGGCGTGGCGCTGGCCCGTGGCACGGACCTGCTGCTGCGGATCGGCGGGGTGCGCCTCGACCCGGCGGCGCAGGTGTGGCTCGAGTCGGCCGCGCTGTGGTTCGCGCCCGCCGTGCTGCTGCTGATCGGCACCGTCGCCGGCCGCGGCAGCACGCTCGGCCAGCACGCGGTGCTGCTGCGCAGCGTCCAGGACGGGGCGCGTCCCGGGATGCGGAACGTCCTGCTGCGCTGGTTCGCGGGATTGGGCGGGTTCGCCCTGGTGGAAGGCCTGATCAACGTGGTGTGGCCGCCGGCGGGCACCGGGTTCGCGGTGGCCTGGTTCGCGGTGCACGCGCTGTCGGTGCCGCGCAGCCACCACCACCGGGGCCTCACCGGCAGGCTCGCGGGCACCGACATCGTGGACTCTCGAGCACTCAGCGCGCCGGCGGAACGACCGCAGGCGCGCTGA
- a CDS encoding sensor histidine kinase has product MSIADATAYLGRVRGNGKWAARLSLWDGKFRSLLLDLLIASLAVAMPDDPAIWQQWALIPTNIVLFGAMLLRRRFPLVAVVAASVHSLLAGVDGSATGMVVAMYTMASRRGPVLATWGAAGIISAAHVLRVGLPENYSLWSNGLLTLVAGVGLGIVLLAGMPLLLGLWLYSRKDLLRSLRERAVQAERERDLLAERAVTAERRRIAREMHDVVAHRVSVISLQAGALTMTATDQRTEEVAEIIRESSSTALTELREMLRALRDDAENPGGDHAAPALDGVRELVADSVAAGANITLDMPAELPAAPMAVGRAAYRVMQEALTNAGKHAPGSPVRASVLADDGLVVEVTNQRGTGTTNVEGSGYGLIGMRERVTLAGGTLQVGRTEDDGYRVRAAFPVLETANAS; this is encoded by the coding sequence ATGTCGATCGCCGACGCCACCGCCTACCTTGGTCGGGTGCGTGGAAATGGAAAGTGGGCCGCTCGGCTCTCCTTGTGGGACGGCAAGTTCCGGTCGCTGCTGCTCGATCTGCTGATCGCGTCGTTGGCGGTGGCGATGCCGGACGATCCGGCGATCTGGCAGCAGTGGGCGCTGATCCCCACGAACATCGTGCTGTTCGGCGCGATGTTGCTTCGCAGGCGGTTCCCCCTGGTCGCGGTGGTGGCCGCCTCGGTCCACTCGCTGCTGGCGGGCGTCGACGGCTCCGCCACCGGAATGGTGGTCGCGATGTACACGATGGCCAGCCGGCGTGGGCCGGTGCTGGCCACGTGGGGAGCCGCCGGGATCATCTCCGCCGCTCACGTGCTGCGAGTGGGGCTACCGGAGAACTACTCGCTGTGGTCGAACGGTCTGCTGACCTTGGTGGCGGGCGTGGGTCTCGGGATCGTGCTGCTGGCCGGGATGCCACTGCTGCTCGGGTTGTGGCTCTACTCGCGCAAGGACTTGCTGCGGAGCCTGCGGGAACGCGCCGTGCAGGCCGAGCGGGAACGGGACCTGCTCGCCGAACGCGCCGTCACCGCCGAGCGGCGGCGCATCGCCCGGGAGATGCACGACGTGGTGGCCCACCGGGTCAGCGTCATTTCGTTGCAGGCGGGCGCGTTGACGATGACGGCCACCGATCAGCGCACCGAGGAGGTCGCCGAGATCATCCGGGAGTCCAGCTCGACCGCGCTGACCGAGCTGCGGGAGATGCTGCGGGCGCTGCGCGACGACGCCGAGAACCCCGGTGGCGACCACGCCGCTCCGGCCTTGGACGGTGTGCGGGAGCTGGTCGCGGATTCGGTCGCGGCGGGCGCGAACATCACGCTGGACATGCCCGCGGAGCTGCCTGCGGCCCCGATGGCGGTCGGCCGCGCCGCCTACCGCGTCATGCAGGAGGCGCTGACGAACGCGGGCAAGCACGCCCCCGGTTCGCCGGTGCGCGCGTCGGTCCTCGCCGACGACGGCCTGGTCGTGGAGGTGACCAACCAGCGCGGTACCGGCACCACGAACGTGGAGGGCTCCGGCTACGGACTCATCGGGATGCGGGAACGGGTCACCCTCGCGGGCGGCACGTTGCAGGTGGGCCGAACCGAGGACGACGGGTACCGGGTGCGGGCGGCGTTTCCGGTGCTGGAGACCGCGAACGCCTCCTGA
- a CDS encoding ABC transporter permease: MNLRYDSDMDPRGVDAPTVRHQPAPRQPGAAPPAAHPPHSPAAEPSRAGAGFGAALRYEWMGLRTLRTPWLLAGGAVLLQLLAAVNALTKDMGAEQAFEQSFSLPPKLAALFVAAIGVNLFATDYRNRTIITTMLAVRSRNHIVLAKMALTAAVGAVISVASVAVTYLVLLPAPSSLVFTIGAGVVLYVVLSALFGLALAGLTRSAAAALSAVLLVPLLLELLLVSLLDVDISAAPFASAASLFQNPDTVSWWAPLPLLAITAALSVAATVLLSRRDA; the protein is encoded by the coding sequence ATGAACCTGCGCTACGACTCCGACATGGATCCGCGGGGCGTGGACGCCCCCACCGTCCGGCACCAGCCGGCGCCCCGACAGCCGGGGGCCGCTCCCCCGGCGGCGCACCCGCCGCACTCCCCCGCCGCGGAACCGTCCCGCGCGGGCGCCGGATTCGGCGCGGCGCTGCGCTACGAGTGGATGGGGCTGCGCACCTTGCGCACGCCGTGGTTGCTGGCGGGCGGTGCCGTGCTGCTGCAACTGCTGGCCGCCGTGAACGCCCTGACGAAGGACATGGGCGCGGAGCAGGCGTTCGAGCAGTCGTTCAGCTTGCCGCCGAAGCTGGCGGCGCTGTTCGTCGCGGCGATCGGCGTGAACCTGTTCGCCACCGACTACCGCAACCGGACGATCATCACCACGATGCTCGCGGTGCGTTCCCGCAACCACATCGTGCTGGCGAAGATGGCGTTGACCGCGGCGGTCGGCGCGGTGATCTCGGTTGCCTCGGTGGCGGTGACCTACCTGGTGCTGCTTCCCGCGCCGTCCTCGCTGGTGTTCACGATCGGTGCCGGGGTGGTGCTCTACGTGGTGCTGTCCGCGCTGTTCGGGCTCGCGCTCGCCGGGCTGACCCGGAGCGCGGCCGCCGCGCTGAGCGCGGTGCTGCTGGTGCCGCTGCTGCTGGAGCTCTTGCTCGTCTCGCTCCTGGACGTCGACATCTCCGCGGCGCCCTTCGCGTCGGCGGCTTCGCTGTTCCAGAATCCGGACACGGTGAGCTGGTGGGCGCCGCTGCCGCTGCTGGCGATCACGGCCGCGTTGTCGGTGGCCGCGACGGTGCTGCTGTCTCGGCGGGACGCGTGA
- a CDS encoding PLD nuclease N-terminal domain-containing protein, which translates to MFNSQLVLAQAAVDNSTHTVWNVLILIGFGLVAVGFLALFIGALVSIFRSETDSATKAVWALIALMAPVLGCLLWFVFGRSSARPTPQQPVEQDTAAA; encoded by the coding sequence ATGTTCAACTCGCAGCTCGTACTCGCTCAGGCCGCCGTCGACAACTCGACCCACACGGTCTGGAACGTGCTGATCCTGATCGGGTTCGGCCTGGTCGCGGTCGGCTTCCTCGCGCTGTTCATCGGCGCGCTCGTGAGCATCTTCCGATCCGAGACCGACAGCGCGACGAAGGCCGTGTGGGCGCTGATCGCGCTGATGGCGCCGGTGCTCGGCTGCCTCCTGTGGTTCGTGTTCGGGCGCTCCAGCGCACGGCCGACCCCGCAGCAGCCGGTCGAGCAGGACACCGCCGCCGCGTGA
- a CDS encoding PLD nuclease N-terminal domain-containing protein: protein MKSLIAQHSALAASTGEQAAAWVFTGGALLVVAAFAALFIAALISILGSGLSGGMKLVWIVLAFMAPFLGSLLWFVFGRPDARRRFAG from the coding sequence ATGAAGTCCTTGATCGCGCAGCACTCGGCGCTCGCCGCGAGCACCGGGGAACAGGCCGCCGCTTGGGTGTTCACCGGCGGTGCGCTGCTGGTGGTCGCCGCGTTCGCGGCCCTGTTCATCGCGGCGCTGATCAGCATCCTCGGCTCCGGGTTGTCCGGCGGGATGAAGCTGGTGTGGATCGTGCTCGCGTTCATGGCGCCGTTCCTCGGCAGCCTGCTGTGGTTCGTGTTCGGCCGCCCCGACGCCCGCAGGCGCTTCGCGGGCTGA
- a CDS encoding ATP-binding cassette domain-containing protein: MITAQGLTKSHGSTTVVDDLSFTVRPGVVTGFLGPNGAGKSTTMRLMLGLDHGQGRTTFGGRTYRELPDPLRGVGALLDAGAAHPARTARGHLRMVAASAGIPDSQVDRALGAVGLESARSRRAGKFSLGMRQRLGLATALLGDPEYLILDEPANGLDPEGVHWMRRFLRGLAAEGRTVFASSHLLSEMSQLADDLVVIGNGRLIAAQPVPEFVARHAPRGTLEDAYLAATSAAVQYRGIERNAA; the protein is encoded by the coding sequence ATGATCACTGCACAGGGCCTGACCAAGAGTCACGGCAGCACGACGGTCGTCGACGACCTCTCGTTTACCGTGCGACCGGGAGTCGTCACCGGATTCCTCGGCCCGAACGGAGCCGGCAAGTCCACCACCATGCGGTTGATGCTCGGCCTCGACCACGGGCAGGGGCGCACCACGTTCGGCGGGCGGACCTACCGGGAGCTGCCCGATCCGCTGCGCGGCGTCGGGGCGCTGCTCGACGCGGGCGCCGCGCATCCGGCCCGGACCGCTCGCGGCCACCTGCGGATGGTCGCCGCGAGCGCGGGAATCCCGGACTCGCAGGTCGATCGGGCGCTCGGGGCGGTGGGGCTGGAGTCGGCGCGGTCGCGCCGCGCGGGGAAGTTCAGCCTCGGCATGCGCCAGCGGCTCGGGCTCGCCACGGCGCTGCTCGGCGACCCGGAATACCTGATCTTGGACGAACCGGCGAACGGCCTCGACCCGGAGGGCGTGCACTGGATGCGGCGGTTCCTGCGCGGCCTGGCCGCCGAGGGTCGCACCGTGTTCGCCTCCTCGCACCTGCTCTCGGAGATGTCCCAGCTCGCCGATGACCTGGTCGTGATCGGCAACGGCAGGTTGATCGCCGCGCAGCCGGTGCCGGAGTTCGTCGCCCGGCACGCGCCGCGGGGCACGTTGGAGGACGCGTACTTGGCCGCGACGTCGGCCGCCGTGCAGTACCGGGGAATCGAGAGGAACGCGGCATGA